GTGCTCCAGGTGTACCAACCACACCTCATGAGCCTGAAAAATGTTTAGTTTCAGTACTACAATCATGGCATGAAAAATCATAGTTGTTATGGTGGTGGCACAGCGACTCACCATCTTTACAATTTTATAACGCCTATAGCTATGGCAGGCGGCGTGGTGACCCCATACATATATCGGCGTAGCGAATACACACATACTTAggatattaaaaattatattgaCAAATTCAAAGGAGCCTTCCTGAAATTCCCACATGGGCCAGACTGGTCTATCTAGGCTCAAAATTTCAGCCTAGCAACTGCACCACCCAAACAATCACGCGTGCGCCACGTGGCATCTCCACCACTATATAAATCCCCCACGAACGCCGTCTCCAAACCCACCTCCACTCCTATCGCGCCGCCACCTGCTCCTCCAAGCAGCGCCTCCACTCCCATCGCACTGTGCATCTTGCATCTCTCGGGAGACGATGACCTTGAGACCACAGAGATCCAGGCGAGAGAGACCGAGGCGAACGCCGGACGGAGATCTAGAAGAAATGCCGAGGTGGATGGAAATCTAGGCGAGGGCGAGTGAAGGGTGACTGTCCTGGCGACGGAGGCTTGGTCTAGGGTTCCTTGCACTTACATCTCGGGAGTCTTGTGGTTACGGCCTTGCAGATTCCAGTCGGGAGTCGGCTCATACAGGTACCCCTCTCCCTCACCCTCTATTGTGCCCACCACAATGCACCTCATCACCACGGGGACACCACGGCGCTATAGCAGACGCCATACATGCCAGAGCCATGGCAAGAGGCTGTTCTCCGCCAAGCCGATATATCAACATTATGGCAACAAGATATCTACGTCATGACAACTATGGGAAAAATTAAAGAGAATGTTACAAGTAGTTATGGATTTGGCCTAGCAACTCCACTATAGGAATATTAACATGATATGAAATGTACAACTTGTCTCCTACTTGTGTTCTGGGATATTCACAATAACCAGACAAGAAAGGATCTCAGACTACATGTCTAAACTCTAACAGGAGGCACCAATTTGATCCATCTGCCTGCCAGACAACATTAAACTGATGACTTCTTTCACAAAACTACGCAAGCATTCTGTGCAAGAATCGGTTATGACAGATGACTTCAGCGGTTTGACTTCGGAACTGTGCTTGCAAACCGGTCTTGAGAGAGCAAGAGGTTCCGACGCAGAATGCTCAAATCCGCAGGCAGCCAAGACGGTATGTGTTGCTGTTCGAGCAACTTCTTTGAATCTGTCAGAACCTGAATCACAAGAAATGTTTTGTAAGATTTAATATgtaataacaaaaaaaatatggtgGTGAACAAAGAATTGGAAGTTGAATTGGGAGGAGAATGTTTACCATATGTTTTGTCTATCTTGAGTAGTTTCAACTCGCGTACAGTCAAGGAAGAAATCTCACTTTTTGCAATTTTACAGGATGACGTAGACCTTTTGGGTCCTTGATCATGGCATTTTTCAGAACTGAATTTTCTCTTGTGCGTATGGCGTTCTGGTCCAGAACTTTTTCTAACTTCAATGGTTGCAGCATTAACAATTTCATTGGTTGTTGCAACACAAACGGCTGAAGATTCCTCAGGGTTTACCATCATCGTAGATTGGCTCCCAGCGCTAGGTCCTAACTGAAGTGATGAAGTCACAGTGGACTGACCAGATGATAAACTGCACGTATGTGAATGCAGCATAACTGATTTGAATTCGTCTAATCTGTCTATGCTACATAAAGATTCTAACGTACGATCAACATGCTGACTGTGGATTGATGAGGAAACTTTACCATTTAGACTTTCCTGATTTATTCGATTCTGAAAAGAAATCATCCTTTCATGAACTGATACACGACTGTTCTCAGGCAAGCTACGGCATTCTCCGGAGCTTTTTGTTGGTGTACTTTCCATTTTTGTACCATAACCACAGGATGCTTTATTTTTCCCAGTTACCTTATTAGGCAGGTTCTGGTTCTTCTGTCCTAAGACTGTATCAATCGGACTGTAAGAAGTTGACCTGTTTCCCATGGAAAATGGAGGACTGCAGCTAAGGGAGGAAGGATTGTTAGATATCTTCCTTCCACCAGAAGATTTTGCCATCTCCAACATTTTCCATGCCTTACACGTATCACGGGTGTCCTTCCGCGAGATTTTGTTACCACGGCCCATTGAGGTACTGGCCTCCTCGGAGAAAGGCGTTGAGGAAAGCTGAACAGAAGTAGTACCAGCACCATTTTTGCTACCAATAACTAAGGGTGCTGCACAACGCTGATGCTCGGTAACAACAGAAATGGTTCCAGTCGTAcctttccttcttctgttgGGTACATGTGCAGCAAACCCCACAGAACCATCACGCAGAGCAGGCCAGTTCTCCCGCAGCGCCCTTATGCATTTATCAAGATTTCGGGAATTACGTAATGTTCTAGCTCTCTCAACTTCAAGGCGAATGCGAGCATGATACGACGCGAGACCATTATCTCGTCCCCGGGTAGATTCAGGACATTGAGATCCAGCTGAAGAAGTACCCTGTGATGGCAAATCCTCAGCATTCCTTCCAAATCTACTGCTTCCGGCATTTGTAGGGTAATCCTCATCCACAATGTCATAAATGGAAGGAACCGGATCATCCATCAAAAGCCTACTGCTCTGCACATTTGTGTTGTCCACTGAGCTCGGATCATAGTCCTCATCCACAATACGAAAAACAGAAGGAGCTGTGTTTTTCTCAGCCCTTGGAACCTCGATGCTGATCTCAAATTCGCCTTGACCATCCCACCCCTCATTCTCAGTCTGCCACCTCAAATGCTCCTCCCTGGTTGCCGCGCAGTCCTTACAGAACCAGTCCCCCTCCGGCACGGCGGTCCCTAGCCCGACACAGTAGGTGTGCACGGCCGAGTCACAGAGCTcacagagcagcagcagctcatcGTCCCGGGAGCAGCTGCACACGCTGCAGATGGTGTTCACGTAAGGGTCGGCGCCACCCACCGTGCTGCTCTCGTTGCCGTTAGGATCGTACACCTGCCCAACCTACACAGAACGCTGTCAGTCTTGTCCTGCCGAGAATTCATGGCGTCCTGACATTACAAATTGACAAGGGAGCAATATAGCACGAAGTAACGGAACGCAAATTGTCAGAATTCGCAGTCGTGGATATGGGGATTTCTACTACATAGTATCGGGGATCCAAGAATTTGGAGATTAGACTAGATTAAAGACCTGTTTGATAGAACtccagctccaaaaattcttacAGTCAGTTAtttctagctctaaaaatttttaCAGCGGAAGCTGTGAGAAAATTAACGTATTTGGTTAAGCTACATGAttcttattttgaattaaaaatagatgtttaaatcatatatttttatccTACAAACTCTAAATCCTAATATATGAGATGGAGCCCTGCTAAACAACCCCTAGATTAGACCTAGGCCAGCCTAACCATTACCTGGTAGCGCTCGGCGATGGGGACGATGCGCTCGTCGGGGAACCGGCCCGGGACGGGCGGGCGGCGGATGGTCCGGAATCGGGCCTTGCAGAAGGGGCAGCGCGACTCGACGCGAGCCCAGGCCATGATGCAGACGAAGCAGAAGTGGTGCGCGCAGCAGTCGAGCTCGCCGGGGATGCCCAAACGCGTGTCGTTAAAGCAGATGCCGCACGTTTTTCCCGCGCCATCAGCCTCGGCGTCCATCTTGGCCTTGCCCTTGGACGTcgtcgacgacgacggcggcgggggcggggaggCGCCGGCCATGTGTGGCGGTGGATTTGGCTCGGGTCGGGCGGTTGGCGACTTGTTGACCTTGGCGTTGGGCGAGGCGCCAGTATTTGGGCTCAGGAGTTGAGCGGTCAGGTCCGACACGGAGTTGTGCTGAGCTCGGACTCGGGGAAGTGGTGTGGGCCTTCATCCTTCTTGACTTGTTCGGCCCTCAAGGAGAAAAGCGGGCCTGGTAACGTGCACAACCCAAGATTGGATgaacaactttttttttaaagaacatCGGTACAACTTGTAGACGTATATACACACTCAGCATTTACTGAAGATCAAAAATACGGATGGCTCAAATAATTTGATGGTAGCTTGCATTGATCCAGGCTTCAAGACATCTATAATAATAAAGTGGTACATGAAAAGTTGTTGGTGAAGTATTTCTCGAAGTAGAAACTTTCTAGACAGGCTCAGGTAGTGCTGGAGTTGAAGGAAGGCATGCCTATCCTACAAACGTGTAGACACCATCATGTCCTTCTACCTTAATAAAGTGCAGGGATCAGGACATATGTATCCCTCTTATTGTTAGTATTTTAGATTGATCTATGTTTTGGCGCATGTTTGATTTGTAATTACACATTGCCGCACTATAAGTTTGACTGAGTCAAGCAGTATTTAGTGCATAGCCACACATTTGGTAAAGTTCTGGCTTTTTTTCTGAACGTAAAGGCAGGAGAGCTGCCGtttatattaataagaagaagGTGATAGAAAGTATTTACAATGCAAAAAAGAAGGCCGCAGCCAAAAGTATTGAAGGCATATTCTTGCCTAATTAGACGCCCCAGGCGCCGTGCTCCTGCGAGGTCCCAAAAGACTGCCTCCTCTATGATTTTGTGAGCCACTGCGAGTGTGGTCCGGTACGCGCTGTTGAAGATCCTGGCATTTCATTCCTTCTAGATCTCCCAGCAAATCAGTATGATCAGAGACCTCAAACCCATTCTAGGAGTGTTTGCTGTATCAGCTAAGTCTGACCACCATTGTTGCAAACCGCAAGAGGGTGGCCAAGCCTGTGGTTGTAAGGATGGCTACGCCACCCACTTTGCAATAAATTAAGGACCAGACGTGTCTGTTGAATTTGCACTCTGAAAAGAGATGGTGGGCACTTTCTGGCGTTCGCACACACAACGCACAACACAGATTATGATGCCACCCTCTGGCAGCTAGTCTGTCCGCTGTCCATACCCTATTCTGGATGGCTAGCCAAGCAAAGAACTTGCAtttcaggggggggggggacacttTCCAGATCAAGGCATTGTAGTTTGTTTCCACTGACCCCAGGAATTGCACCTTATATGCCGAGGCAGTGGTATATTGACCATCCTCTGTGAACTTCCAAGCGATCGTGTCTGGAGTGTTGGGGCTTAGCTGAATGCTTTGCAGAGTGGTCCAAAGAGCGATGTATTGTGCCAAAAACTCAGCTATGATCCATAGCTCGGGATGCAGATCCATCATCCATGCCCCGTTGGCAAGGGCATCCCTTAGGTTTCAATTATTGACTCTTGCTACTTAGAAGACCTACGGGGCGAGGTCTTTGGGACGTTGCCCATGGAGCCGGGCTGAGTGCCAGAAGGAGATCATTTCCCCACCACCAATGCAGATCCTAGTGGAGGCTGCGAAAAGAAGCTGGTCTGTGTCATTGCAGGTTGTTTCTCTCCCAATCCAGGACCTGTTTTTGGCCCCCCATTGCTGCCACAACCATCAAATTCTAAGAGCTCTTGCAAATTTATCCAGATTTAGAATGCCTAAGCCCCCTTTGTCGGTTGGCCTGCAAACTCTGTTCCAGTTAACCTTCCATTTTCCCCCGTCACCACCTCTGATCCAGCCCATAAAAATTATCTTCTTGCACGGTTGATAGCTTTTAGAATATGTTGTGGATCGTGGAGTACGGTTAGAAAATATAGCGGTTGAGCTGTGAGGACTGACTTGACAAAAGTTAGCCGTCCACTAGGGGCGATATTCTTCCTTTTCCATCCCACCATGCTTGCGACCGCTTTATCCGCTAGGGGTTGCAGTTCGGCCCTAGTGAGGCGGTGCACCGTGAGGGGTAGCCCTAGATACTTGAGTGGGAAAGAAGCTTGCATGGTAGGCAGAGATGAGAGGACGTCATCAAGCCGCACATTTTCGCACCTAATGGGCACAACCATTGACTTTTGGAAGTTGGTCCTTAGCCCTGTTACCTCCCCAAAGAGATTTAGGATTTCGGTGAGGGCCGAGACCTCTTCCTTGTTGGGATGTATGAAGAGCACCGTGTCATCCGCATACATAGAGATTTGAATCTTGGAGGCATGACCCCTGAAAGGACGTAATGTGCTTCCATCCCCTGCTTGTTCAAGCAGGTGGTGCAGGGGAACCAATGCTAGGACAAAGAGGAGTGAAGACAGAGGGCCCCCCTGCCTGAGGCCCTGCCCATGCCTTATTGGTTCACCTGGAACATTGTTGAGAAGAATCCTGGAAGAGGAAGTTGTGAGAAAAATAGTGATCCAATCACACCACCGTTCTGGAAAGCCTCGATGTTGCATTAGGGATAGAAGGTACTCCCAACGGACATAATCAAACGCTTTGGAGATGTCAAGCTTAAAAAGTAGGGAAGGGGTTCAGTTATTGTGTAGGCTTCTTGCCATGTTTTGCACTGCCATGAAGTTGTCATGTAtgcttctattttttatgaaagCAGTCTGGCACCAGGCAACCAGGGAGGTCATATGGGGGGCAAGGCGTAGTGCTAGAGCTTTGGAGATGATATTTATAGTAAAGTAGATAAGAATAATCAgtctgaaatccgtaattgttttttctcctccttttttgGCAGTAGGACAACATTTGTCGTGTTTAGAAGATGTAGCCCGTGCTCGCGAAGGTTGTAGAAGTCCTGAGTTGCCgccattggatcctctttgatAATGTTCCAACACTTCTTAAAGAAAATCCTGGTGAAGCCATTAGGGCCCGGAGCGTTGTCTGTAGGCAGCTGGTTGCTTGCTACATGAATCTCAGCTTCGGTGAAAGGAGTATCCAGAAACTCAAGATTGCAGACTGGGAGGCTTATTGCGTCCCAATTAAAGTTGAAGCTCCTACTTGTGGGGCACGACATGAAAGCAGCAAAATGTTCCTGAATGATATTCGCTTTCTCCTCATGTGTTACTGCACAACCTTGATCATGCTTCAAGCGTGTAATAAAGTTCTTTTCCCTCCTCGAATTGATCTTTTGATAGAAGAACCTTGTGTTTGCATTTCCTTCCTTAAGGTAAGATAATCGTGAGGCTTGCTTCTTGAGCGCCCTTTCTACGATGGTGAGGCCTAGTATCCTTTTCATGAGCTGGTTTCGTAGTAGTCGCTCAGCCATTGTTAGCTCTCTAGCTTCCTGGGCAGTGTCCAAGCGTAGGATGACATCAAGGGCCATAATTAAATGCAACTTGGCTAGAGAGAAAAGGTCCTGACTCCATCTTCTCATCTCATTGGCCGTTCGTCTCAGCTTATCGTCAAGCACTCTGAGGGGGTCAGAATGGCGTGATAGCTTCTCCCATTCCGAAGCAATAATCCCCATGAAGCTCGGGATATGAACCCAgaacttttcaaacttgaaGGATCTGGGTCGTTTTGGTCCGCTTGGGTTAGAGAGTAGCAGCGGACAGTGATCAGAATGGGTAGTAGGAAGCGCAAATAGCACATGCTTCTCAAAGGTGGCATCCCATTCGGCGTTGCAGAAGACCTCGTCGAGCCTAACAAGAGGTGGGTTTTG
The sequence above is drawn from the Phragmites australis chromosome 10, lpPhrAust1.1, whole genome shotgun sequence genome and encodes:
- the LOC133930441 gene encoding uncharacterized protein LOC133930441 isoform X2 produces the protein MAGASPPPPPSSSTTSKGKAKMDAEADGAGKTCGICFNDTRLGIPGELDCCAHHFCFVCIMAWARVESRCPFCKARFRTIRRPPVPGRFPDERIVPIAERYQVYDPNGNESSTVGGADPYVNTICSVCSCSRDDELLLLCELCDSAVHTYCVGLGTAVPEGDWFCKDCAATREEHLRWQTENEGWDGQGEFEISIEVPRAEKNTAPSVFRIVDEDYDPSSVDNTNVQSSRLLMDDPVPSIYDIVDEDYPTNAGSSRFGRNAEDLPSQGTSSAGSQCPESTRGRDNGLASYHARIRLEVERARTLRNSRNLDKCIRALRENWPALRDGSVGFAAHVPNRRRKGTTGTISVVTEHQRCAAPLVIGSKNGAGTTSVQLSSTPFSEEASTSMGRGNKISRKDTRDTCKAWKMLEMAKSSGGRKISNNPSSLSCSPPFSMGNRSTSYSPIDTVLGQKNQNLPNKVTGKNKASCGYGTKMESTPTKSSGECRSLPENSRVSVHERMISFQNRINQESLNGKVSSSIHSQHVDRTLESLCSIDRLDEFKSVMLHSHTCSLSSGQSTVTSSLQLGPSAGSQSTMMVNPEESSAVCVATTNEIVNAATIEVRKSSGPERHTHKRKFSSEKCHDQGPKRSTSSCKIAKSEISSLTVRELKLLKIDKTYGSDRFKEVARTATHTVLAACGFEHSASEPLALSRPVCKHSSEVKPLKSSVITDSCTECLRSFVKEVISLMLSGRQMDQIGASC
- the LOC133930441 gene encoding uncharacterized protein LOC133930441 isoform X1, encoding MAGASPPPPPSSSTTSKGKAKMDAEADGAGKTCGICFNDTRLGIPGELDCCAHHFCFVCIMAWARVESRCPFCKARFRTIRRPPVPGRFPDERIVPIAERYQVGQVYDPNGNESSTVGGADPYVNTICSVCSCSRDDELLLLCELCDSAVHTYCVGLGTAVPEGDWFCKDCAATREEHLRWQTENEGWDGQGEFEISIEVPRAEKNTAPSVFRIVDEDYDPSSVDNTNVQSSRLLMDDPVPSIYDIVDEDYPTNAGSSRFGRNAEDLPSQGTSSAGSQCPESTRGRDNGLASYHARIRLEVERARTLRNSRNLDKCIRALRENWPALRDGSVGFAAHVPNRRRKGTTGTISVVTEHQRCAAPLVIGSKNGAGTTSVQLSSTPFSEEASTSMGRGNKISRKDTRDTCKAWKMLEMAKSSGGRKISNNPSSLSCSPPFSMGNRSTSYSPIDTVLGQKNQNLPNKVTGKNKASCGYGTKMESTPTKSSGECRSLPENSRVSVHERMISFQNRINQESLNGKVSSSIHSQHVDRTLESLCSIDRLDEFKSVMLHSHTCSLSSGQSTVTSSLQLGPSAGSQSTMMVNPEESSAVCVATTNEIVNAATIEVRKSSGPERHTHKRKFSSEKCHDQGPKRSTSSCKIAKSEISSLTVRELKLLKIDKTYGSDRFKEVARTATHTVLAACGFEHSASEPLALSRPVCKHSSEVKPLKSSVITDSCTECLRSFVKEVISLMLSGRQMDQIGASC